The region TTGATAATCCCTCTTTTTTGCTAACAACCTGAAAGCTCAACAAGATCTCTAAGAACGGTTAGTATTAAGTACACACCTCCTCCAATCAATCTCATAACTCTAGTTATCAAGATATGGACTCAATTGAAATTGAAGATGTGAGAAATTTGTAACAAGACTTTGAACACTAAAAAAAGAGGAAATTGATTTTTACATAAAATCACACTGAAAAATCTTAACAGAATGATGTATTATGTGTTTAAATGATGACAGAATATGATTTATATGTGCTAGAGATGAAGCACATAAAATGCTTAACAAAAGGTAGttagatttgaatcaaatgaGCAAAAATGAAAGAAATACCTAATTTTTGAAAAATATGCTAGTTGATTCAAATCAAAGAAAACGTAATTCAAATCACAAGCTTTCTGATATGAACTAAGAACAAAAAGTGATTCGAATCAAATTGCCCATAACTGACAGGATTTTTATGGAAAATAATTTATTTTGAAACATGTTGaaagtttgatttgaatcaaatcaaACGGAATTAAACATGATTTGTGAAAAATGAAATTGATTCGAATCATTTACAATTTTTGATTCGAATTAAATTAGACAAAATCTGTTCCCAGGAAAATGATCAAAATCAACTAAAAAATATCAGAAGGATCAAATTGTTGAGTTGAGCTACTGCCCAATTTTGTTAGAATCAAAAATTCAGTGTAAAACTATCTGATTCAAATCAATCTTGTAAAATCTTACATTTTCAATTTTTCAAAAGCTTTTTGAAATTTAACCTtaatcaaattttgtccaaaaaCACAAGGTGATTTCATTTCACTATCATATGCTATTAATCAAAGAGCATTTAGATCAAAATCAAATCTAACCATGGTTTTATGCATGCTAAACATGAGAAATGCAATCATGAGGGAGACTCAACGAATGGAAATAAAAACACAGATGAAAGCGATAAGACAAACAACAAAATAACTGGATAGTAGAGACATGCAACTAGACGTTTAAATTTATGAAGAAAACCATGGCTACACCTCTAGTGCTTACCCGACCACTTCTAGGGGAAACTCTGTACTTATATGTAGTAGTCGCAGAAGAATGCGTCGTTCTTATCAAAGAGTAAGACTTTGACCAAAGCCCAATATATTTTGTATCAAAGGCAATATCCGAGATGGAGACACGGTACCAGAAGATCGAGAAAGCAACATTGGAGTTAGTGAAAACCTCGCAAAAGACATAAAAGGCACTTCATAACACACTCTATTATCGTTTGTACAAACATACCACTGAAGAAAGTGTTATATCGGTCGGACCTGGTCGGACATCTGACGAAGTGGTCCGTATATCCTTTTGAGTTCTAAGTGTCTTTCGAGGAAAGGAAAGCGCTAAAGGCTCTGTTGTTCGTTGACTTCCTAGCcgaaatgatcttggtacctcCCAAGACAGGTCATACTTTGGTGGTATTCACGGATAGGTCATCGAACAGCCAAGGAAGAGGAGTAGGTGTAACTCTAGAGAATAACTCTGGGTTGGCGATAGAAGTTTAATTTAAATTTGAGTTCCCAACCACCAACAACCAAGATGAATATGAAGCAGTAATCATAAAGATCACACTGACCAAGGAAATGAAAGTCGATGGCATAAAGCTGAGAACAAACTCCCAATTCATCGACTCTCAAATAAAGATGTGACGCCCAGGAGAATGACCCATTATTACAATAATACCTCTAGCTAGACACTGAAAACCTGGAAAAATTTCATACGTTTGAAATTGATCATGTTCCACAAGAAAAGAATACTTGTGCCGATGTATTATCCCTACTTGCTAACACAAGGAGCCCGAGGATCAATCATTCCTTCGTCTAAGAGACCAGAAAAGCACCAAGCACCAAACCTCAAGGGAAGATGGTGGCAGTCGTTGATAATACCGTCCCACCCTCCTGGAAGACCCCAACTCGAAGGTACATTAAGATGGGAGACCTTCCATTAGATCCATCTGAGGTGGCCCTGGTAAAGAGAAGGGATATTGAATACAACATGATCAAAAGTAATTTATATAAAATATGCATATCTACGCCCCAACTGAGGTGCTTAGGAAAGGAGGAAGCTGACTACACCCTTCTAGAAGTGCACAAAGGGGTAATCTGGCAACACCTAAGGGGATTCAGTGTTGGCAAAGAAGATCTTAAAAGTAGGCTATTTATGGCCGACTATGATCCAGGATTCCCGAGAATATGTGAAAAAATGTGACCAATGCTAGCGACACATGGATGTTTTCAACGCTCCATCCACTGAGTTGCATGTTTTGACATCACCATGGTCCTTCATACAGTGAGGGCTAGATATCCTCAGTTCGTTCACCTCTGCACCAGGGAAACTCAAGTACTTGATCGTAACTGTTGACTATTTTACCAAATGATCGAAGCAGAGACTCTGGAAAATATTACTGCAGCAAATGTTCTGAAGTTCTTTAAGAGAAACGTATTAGCCACGTCTGAGATCCCCAAGCCATTGTAAGAGATAATGGAACACAATTCATAGATAAAAAGTTGAAAATTCGGTTTGAGGAGTTGAAGATCAAGCAACATTTTACGTTAGGGGAACACCCTCAAACAAATGGTCAAGCTTAAGCATCCAACCGAGTGCTAGTTTGAGGTTTAAAGAAAATACCCGAGGAGGCCAAAGGCAATTGGGTCAACAAACTACCACATATCTTGTGGGCTTACCTTAATACCCATCAATAAACTACATGTGAAACCCCTTTTTGGCTCACAAACACTGTAGAAGTAGTCATTCCAATAGAAATTGAAGAGCTGAGCTGGAGGACAACCAACCATTTGTTAGCGAAAGATAATGGCAGAGCCATCACAAAAGAGACCTACCTTCTAGAAAAAAGGAGGATGAAAATCGTTTTCACCAGCACCGTCCTGAAGCAAGCCACAACCACCGGGTACAACCGTCACGTCCAACCAAGTGAGTTCCAAGAAAAGGACTTGGTGTTGCAAAGAGTCGACATAAGAGGGAAAATGCCCGAGACAGAAAGCTACCAGCAAATTGGGAAGGATCTTATCGGGTGCGAACCAACACCAGGAGAGGAGCGTAAATATCGGAGTATCTCGAAGGGGATTAGATACCACAGACTTTGAATGTCATCAAACTGAAGCGGTATTAAAGTTGAAAGAATTATTTATCTACTTGTTTCATTTTTAATGTAACAGACTGGCATAATTATGAACGTAAATACTTTTCTGTAATTTCTTCTATTGCTCTTTTTTCCCATCTTCTCTCTTTTAGGATGTTGGCGGTGGGGAAGTTAAAGATTACACATATTTCTGCGTAGCTGGAACACTCCATTAGGATCAAGCCAATCCAAGGGTGGTAGAGCCTGGAGACATCCACCTCGATCTGAGTCATACTTCAGAGGCAAGAACGGAGATCCTACCCTGAGCCGTGGAATAATTCTCGATGACACGGAGCGAAGTACAAAGATATGACTGTACCGCACCTCGCCGAGTCCAAGTTCCACTATGGAGAAAGCAAGAAAACACATACTACAACAATGAAATCTAATTATAGTGAACAAACAATGAACTATACTTAtagaaaacaaacaaacactaataacatcaaacaaacaaacactaaTAACAACGAGCAAAAGGTAATTGAGCATCAAATATCATTTAATGTTAAAATATACACTTTATTTTTTTGGCAAGCTTGTGATGCTAATATAAAAAATTTGTCTTTATATTTAACTCAACTAAGATATACCTACAAGAACACATAATAATTAACGTAAACGTCATTGATGTTTTCAACTAACTTGCAACCAAACATTGGTACATGAAATGACGAGTTCCCCAACTCCCATTTACATTtaataactccaaaatatgacatGTTGACATAGATTGAGCTATAAACATGACTTCATTGTTTTGCAGAGTACTATGATTACATATATAGAGAATAAGAAATGACATATTAATTTGGGCCATTTCTTATCCATATTAATCCTTTTGAAACtgaatttgatttgtttaatATAAAAATATGATCTTTAAACTATGATATAAAACTACGATTGCGTTCTCACTACTATAAAATATACATTTCATAACATCTTATTATCTCGGTCATTAATCACTCTTATTTAGGCGCcttaaattttatttatttaataaataaaaattcaCCACGGTCTAGTCTATCAACCATTATGATAAATTAAGCATTACATGTTTCGAATCCCATTACCAACAATTTTCTATTTTCTCGTTACAAAATACGGCGACTCCTATTAATTTgtatatattatattaaaatgAAATGCTGAAATATGACGTTCATTTTTTCGATCTCAGTGAGTTTAATTTTCTCAAACTCAAAGAGAGTTTAGTTCTCACAATAACACAAAGTTTAATTTTTACAGACACGGTTATTAAAATCCCTGATACAATatatgtgcaatatcttcattcaTTTTTTCTATACCTTGAAAATTTTGACATTAAAGATCAATCTTAAGATTCAAACATATCGTTTACTTGATAAAGTGAATCTTAACATTAATCTTTAAACCAAGTTTTTCAATATACTTTATTAAATTTTGAAGAAAAGAATAAGCAGGTTGAAAGCGGAATGCGTTAGATTTAATAAAAAGATGAATGACGCACTTCTTCAGATTTATAGATAAATCTCTAAATAATTTCGCCATGATTGTTCAGGAAAACTATGGTAATATGTATACTATATCACTATGGTTATTTTTGTCAACCGTGATGAAAAGTgttaataaaaaattataaaatattttagTTTATTTTCTTCATAATAGAAATGCCCTAACGAAAGAACAAAAGAAAATGATAGCAAAGACCAATCAAACTCCATCATTTCAGATTTAAATCAAAGTGTGGAAAGACGAAACTTCAATAAGCGGGCACACAAATCATTTCTCCACTTCTTCCTATTCTCGAGAGTTACTATACATTATCTATTTCAGCATCATTTATGTTGAGCAATAGGTTTTTGCTATTTGTTGAGATAGTTATAGGTCTTTATTATTGCTATTTGCTATTTCTAAATGAATGAATATGACGAGTTTGGGTGGTCAgtatttgaaaaaaaaaaatcaaaggtGCATTATTTAGTGAAAAACTTTGGATTTCACATGTTAAAAAACACATGTTAAGTTAAAGAcaatattatttttataaaaagcatttttgaaaatataaaaaaaaagttgttgatatatatatatatatatatatatatttattgaTTTTAAGAACgtttttcaaattaaaaatattgTTGATATGATTTTTTTACTTGTTTAATAAATTTACAACATTTCTTTTTCAAACAAAATTTcttaatatatttaaaaaaatatttttatttaaatatcAACCTCGGTTTTTATTAAGAAGATAAATATTTTTCCTATATTTACTAATATCATTTTTCATAAAATAAAAAACACTTCAAAAATCTAAATCAGACATAGTGGTTCTTACAACTCAATGATGATCTAATATAATATTGAATGAGTAGTGTCCAAAAACAATATTACTAATATTCAACTTTTGTCGGCTGATGATGCCTGATTGACTAAGCAAATGTGTACTTAAATATCAGCATCAAGAAGTAGACTTAGCAATGTAAACATTTATGATTGGAGAAACCACTTAGAACCCTCTCTCACTCCTCTATTACGCGTATCATAACATTGCTTAGCCTTATATATAATATCACGACAACACACCTCTTTTCAATATATACCTTTCCTTTATCCACACTTTATCAAACTACACTTTGTTCTTTTGCTTCTCATTAATCTTACAatataaatcaatcaaatataTCCTCTTTTTTTCTTCTCTCTTTTGTGACTTATTACTTACTACGTAAGTCTCTTTGAAGTTCATAACTAGTGAAAAAGTTAAAGTGTTTTTGAAAGAGATCAAAATGGTTTGCATGGTATCTCGTACTGGAAGGGAAATGCAGAGATATAATGAAACTGGTGGTCGCCAAGTTGTAGGGTTAGTCATTTCATTCATTCATCTATGATCATTAATATACGTTCCCTCTTTTTTTAATGCTTTTATTTATATATGTCAAATTGTGTAGGTGCATCCCATACAGATATAAACAAAACATTGATGGCAGTAGGAGCAGTGAATTGGAGGTACTTCTAGTTAGCTCACAAAAGGGTCATAGATTCATGTTTCCAAAGGTAGTGCTTGATTTTGCAAATAAATATTATATAGATTATCTTAAATTTGTTTCTGTTATAAGCATATACTAACATGAATATTGTTTTAATTCAGGGTGGATGGGAAGTTGATGAATCTTTAGAAGAAGCAGCTTGCAGAGAATCCCTTGAAGAAGCAGGAGTTATAGGAATTGTTGAGGTATTAATTGGACAATTTTGTATCTACATGGAAAACTTATTATTTTGATACTTAATTCTAACTTTACTTTATTcatctatttatttttatttaatctATGAATGTCAAAATTTAGAATATGACTGAAATAGTTTGTTTTTGTTAATGCAGGAAGAATTGGGTGAATGGAGTTTCATTAGTAAAAGATATGGTATATACTACGAAGGTCACATGTTTCCGTTACTTGTTAAGGAACAACTTGAGATTTGGGCTGAGAAAAATCTACGGACAAGAATATGGGTAGGTGTTTAAGAATATTTATGGAAAGTTTGATATGTGAAAATTAATAATTGACATGTTTAATTTTGTGCAGATACTAATTGTTATGTTTATAGTTGACATGTTTTGCTCATTGCAAATACTAATTGTTATGTTTTTAATCACTTTTGTGCAGATGAATGTTGTTGAAGCAAGAGATGTTTGTCAGCATTGGTGGATGAAGGAAGCATTAGATATACTTGTTCATAGACTAAATCTACAGAAAAAATAAGTAGCTAGAAGTAATTATTGAAAATGTTTTGCATTTCTTTAGTATAAATATAATGAAGAGCAGTTATTCAAAGTTGGAGAAAAAACTTATCATGTTACATGAGAGGGTCCATATTTCCCATAAGTTAAAATTGAGAGAGCTGTCAAAGTTGCTTTGtatttatcatatgaaaataatgttagagcttgaaattttttgatTGGTTAATAATAGAGAAATTGAATATGGGAGGGAAAGAGAATTAGAGACAGTATTATAATTAAAGAGAGAGTAATTAAGGATGAGAATTTAAATTTTCATTAATTGAGTCAGAAATATTAAATAGTAGAgacaatatatatatattatatatatatatatatatatattatatatatatatatatatatatatatataatttatagTATTAAATTTTTAATGATAAGTAAAAAAATTCATATTTAAAAATGATTaataattgtttattttaatatGAATAAAATTATTACTCTAGataaataattaaacaattatGACAATAAAAAGATTTACAATAAACCTTTTTTAATTTTAAAAGTAACTCTTTTATGTTGTCAATTTAATTTTCAATTATATCAAAGCTACAAACACAtcattaatattttttttaataactAATTTATGAAAAACTCAATTGATAATCCAAAAATATATTAGATAATTAAAATAATTCAAATTATTTcttttataattatatttttaagtGTGGGCAAGATAGTATATTAATCAacaaaatattcaaaatatttatttatttttaaagtACATTCAATTAATTTCTAAATGTTAGTGGGGACTTTAGCCCACACAATTATCAACATAACTTCGTCCCTTCTTTAGACGAGGATGCCCCTTGACATTTATACACAAAATAGTTGGATTGAGATACAAGTAACATAAGTTAAACACAAAAAATAACTACATGTAATTGCTTACACAAAAGTTATAACAACTTACAACTACAACCGAAACAAAAAACAATTTTATAATACTGGTAATTGGTTACTATGAATGCGTGACCGGTTATAGCTTTGAGAATTTCCTTTTTCAGATGCAGTTATAACCTACACCCCCGTGGTAACTAGTTACAACACTTGAATTATCAATTGTCCCTTAACACACCACCTTAATTTAAGTTCTCCAAGTCTTCCATGCccatgttcatcttcaacctcttgaACACTTCAATTGTGACTCTCTTGGTCAACAAATCAGCCACTTGGTCTTCACTTCGACAATATTCCAATCTAAACCTTCTTTCACTAACAAGTTATCATCTCAATGTGCTTGCTCCTCCCATGTGCAATTGGGTTCTTATCAAGATTAATCGCAAAATTATTATCAACTAGAAGTGTAACATCACCACCCTCCTTGTTGCCCAACTCCTTCAATAGATCCATTAGCCATACGACTTGGCACACATATAATAAAGCGATAATGTACTCGGTCTCACAAGACGATAGTGCAACTACCAGGTCCTTCTTCGAAAACTATATGATTGGTGTTCCACCAAACATACAAATGAATCGAGTTGTAGACTTTCGATCATCTTTATCTCCGCACCAATTGGACTCCATAAAACCGATTAAATTGTATTTTATGCATGTGTCCTCTGTACGAAAGAGAA is a window of Lathyrus oleraceus cultivar Zhongwan6 chromosome 6, CAAS_Psat_ZW6_1.0, whole genome shotgun sequence DNA encoding:
- the LOC127091332 gene encoding nudix hydrolase 18, mitochondrial, whose translation is MVCMVSRTGREMQRYNETGGRQVVGCIPYRYKQNIDGSRSSELEVLLVSSQKGHRFMFPKGGWEVDESLEEAACRESLEEAGVIGIVEEELGEWSFISKRYGIYYEGHMFPLLVKEQLEIWAEKNLRTRIWMNVVEARDVCQHWWMKEALDILVHRLNLQKK